Proteins encoded within one genomic window of Ammonifex degensii KC4:
- a CDS encoding integrase core domain-containing protein produces MTLYQQLKRSGNPQAIAQTVASLLTTCSPKEVARIMGCSVRWIYELRKRLNDSGGNLSGCILPRGPKKRMPNRTPQELEALVVKLAQETNLGPKRLASLLYQSLKIKLSPYTIRNILKRHHIRCRKRKSKTGSRKYWTDVQAFAPFSFWQVDVKHIADKSALPAQAYSSILKNRLPRYQFTAIDVRTRVRFIAFAYSLSFANGIAFLVLLANWLKTFGLNQTIFIQTDNGSEFGGPPNSRKRKLMSLIFSRLDCQLLNIPAGRKEANGYVERSHRTDDEEFYIPYLAGIRSQKDFLISAQRWILYYNYQRPHLGRELNGKTPMEIATSLSHYHPAIGAMPVVVLDHLAPHIFDAYKLSTLPWDYPPKNESLAVNETLAQYKLSAPTP; encoded by the coding sequence ATGACATTATACCAGCAACTTAAGAGGAGCGGAAACCCCCAGGCAATCGCCCAAACCGTGGCCTCCCTCCTCACCACCTGTAGCCCTAAAGAGGTAGCCCGCATAATGGGCTGCTCCGTCCGCTGGATCTATGAACTGCGCAAACGCCTAAACGACTCCGGCGGAAACTTGTCCGGTTGTATCCTCCCTCGCGGCCCCAAAAAAAGAATGCCCAACCGTACCCCTCAAGAACTCGAAGCCCTAGTCGTAAAACTCGCTCAGGAAACTAACCTGGGCCCTAAACGCCTCGCCTCCCTCCTGTACCAAAGCCTTAAAATTAAGCTCTCCCCCTACACCATACGAAATATCCTCAAACGCCACCACATCCGCTGCCGCAAACGTAAAAGCAAAACGGGCTCCCGGAAATACTGGACCGATGTGCAGGCCTTCGCCCCCTTCTCCTTCTGGCAGGTCGATGTAAAACACATAGCCGATAAGTCAGCTCTGCCGGCCCAAGCCTACTCCTCTATCCTCAAAAACCGCCTACCCCGTTACCAATTCACCGCTATCGATGTTCGAACAAGAGTGCGGTTCATAGCCTTCGCCTACTCCCTCTCTTTCGCCAACGGAATCGCTTTCCTTGTGCTCCTGGCAAACTGGCTTAAAACCTTCGGCCTTAATCAAACAATCTTTATCCAGACCGATAATGGCTCGGAGTTCGGTGGCCCTCCTAACTCGAGAAAGCGTAAACTCATGTCCCTTATCTTCTCTCGCCTTGACTGCCAGCTGCTTAACATACCCGCAGGCAGAAAAGAAGCCAACGGCTATGTAGAAAGATCACACCGCACCGACGATGAAGAGTTCTACATCCCCTACCTGGCAGGTATCAGAAGCCAGAAGGATTTCCTTATCTCTGCCCAGAGGTGGATCCTTTACTACAACTACCAGCGTCCACATCTGGGCCGGGAACTGAACGGGAAAACTCCTATGGAAATAGCGACCTCGCTTTCCCACTACCATCCGGCTATAGGGGCTATGCCGGTGGTAGTCCTGGATCACCTGGCTCCGCACATCTTCGATGCCTACAAACTCTCTACTCTCCCGTGGGATTACCCACCCAAAAATGAAAGCCTCGCTGTGAACGAAACCCTGGCTCAATACAAATTATCGGCCCCTACTCCCTGA
- a CDS encoding YlbF family regulator, translating to MSLVLAKALELGAALSKCEELREVREAERAMLEDPAARALIEEFQNCRQELEWARLQGMEPTAEQEEAFRSVRERMNANPHIIRFLEVQERFEKVLQQVNQIISHALYGGCGGGCAGCSGCEE from the coding sequence GTGTCGTTGGTGCTGGCCAAGGCTTTGGAGCTGGGAGCGGCTCTGAGCAAATGCGAAGAGCTGCGGGAAGTGAGGGAAGCTGAGCGGGCCATGCTAGAAGACCCGGCGGCACGGGCGCTCATCGAGGAGTTCCAGAACTGCCGCCAGGAGCTAGAGTGGGCCAGGCTTCAGGGTATGGAACCTACCGCCGAGCAGGAAGAAGCCTTCCGTTCGGTGCGCGAGCGCATGAATGCTAACCCGCACATCATCCGCTTCCTGGAAGTGCAGGAGCGTTTCGAAAAGGTGCTCCAGCAGGTAAACCAGATCATAAGCCACGCTCTGTACGGCGGCTGCGGGGGCGGTTGTGCCGGCTGCAGCGGCTGTGAAGAGTAG
- a CDS encoding GGDEF domain-containing protein, with the protein MRGRRWLFVLYVWGVVGTGAWLLVRTAKSLNQDLVVGLFFLLLLWLAAESLGVPVPGGRLTATWALALASFFAGGLPAVLWLGGLATLLGHRLTCGESWRTTLFNAGQVILSFFLAFQVFRWAGGAERPLLSLHHFPAVFLFTLAYFTFNHLLVGFYCRWGRRSLSGSWREVLYWDALSYLFTLPVGYVMAVLWSRISFWLVPLVFLSILAFQVLLRWCLACQQQYREFVLLRRLTEGLKEKRSAEEACAYALELLQPVLPFRTGAVWVRWQEHGPFVWVAGVGPLCSLAQPIKFRPGEGFLGEAVALGEPVATSDAQNDPRLRQEEDFFRAERVALGFPLQAGGEAVGVLFLGGRDLFLLSPQAFSLLSLVADRLALTLAQFVWWQRWYRTARSDSMLEEVLNRRFFLEYLREECRRAAEGNEPAALLLIDVDSLRSLNCHYGPLVGDAILRELGRLIRQVVGSGSVVARYGGDCFAVWLRGAAEKVAWETAEKIRQEVEKRHFAVEGSFSPLRLRVSGAVAVFPADGGDLNTLLHKAEKALAEAKARGGNQVVAATGIRGVKFFYRWE; encoded by the coding sequence ATGCGGGGGCGGCGCTGGCTCTTCGTCCTTTACGTCTGGGGGGTTGTGGGTACCGGGGCTTGGCTTTTGGTTCGCACAGCCAAAAGCCTTAACCAGGACCTGGTGGTAGGGCTTTTCTTTTTACTACTCCTGTGGTTGGCGGCGGAAAGCCTGGGGGTTCCCGTCCCCGGTGGGCGCCTGACCGCCACCTGGGCTTTGGCTTTGGCTTCCTTTTTTGCCGGCGGGCTGCCGGCCGTCCTATGGCTGGGCGGGTTGGCCACTCTTCTGGGTCACCGTTTGACCTGCGGGGAAAGCTGGCGTACCACGCTTTTCAACGCCGGGCAGGTTATCCTCTCTTTCTTCTTGGCCTTCCAGGTCTTCCGGTGGGCGGGGGGTGCCGAACGCCCGCTTTTAAGCCTGCACCATTTCCCTGCCGTTTTCCTTTTTACCCTTGCTTACTTTACCTTCAACCACCTCCTTGTAGGGTTTTACTGCCGCTGGGGACGCCGTAGTCTTTCCGGTTCCTGGCGGGAAGTGCTTTACTGGGACGCCCTTTCCTACCTCTTCACCCTTCCAGTAGGTTACGTCATGGCGGTGCTCTGGAGCCGGATAAGCTTCTGGCTGGTTCCGTTGGTGTTCCTGTCCATACTGGCCTTCCAGGTTTTGCTCCGCTGGTGTCTTGCCTGTCAGCAGCAGTACCGGGAGTTTGTCTTACTGCGCCGGTTGACGGAGGGTTTAAAGGAGAAGCGATCGGCCGAAGAAGCCTGCGCTTACGCCTTAGAGCTTTTGCAGCCGGTCCTTCCTTTCCGCACTGGAGCGGTATGGGTGCGCTGGCAAGAACACGGCCCTTTTGTCTGGGTGGCCGGGGTGGGACCTTTATGCTCCTTAGCCCAGCCCATAAAGTTCCGGCCGGGTGAGGGTTTTTTAGGGGAGGCGGTAGCCCTGGGCGAGCCGGTGGCGACAAGCGATGCTCAGAACGACCCGCGCTTGCGCCAGGAGGAAGATTTTTTTCGCGCTGAGCGGGTGGCCTTGGGCTTCCCTTTGCAGGCAGGAGGGGAAGCAGTAGGGGTGCTCTTCCTGGGAGGAAGGGACTTATTCCTCCTCTCTCCTCAGGCCTTTTCGCTTCTAAGCCTGGTGGCCGACCGGCTGGCTTTGACTTTGGCCCAGTTCGTCTGGTGGCAAAGGTGGTACCGCACAGCTAGGAGTGACTCTATGCTGGAGGAGGTTTTGAACCGCCGCTTCTTTCTCGAGTACTTGCGGGAGGAGTGCCGGCGAGCGGCCGAGGGGAACGAGCCGGCGGCGCTGTTGCTCATAGATGTAGACTCCTTACGCTCGCTCAACTGCCACTACGGCCCTCTGGTGGGGGACGCCATTTTGCGGGAATTGGGCCGGCTCATACGCCAGGTGGTGGGATCCGGCAGTGTGGTGGCCCGGTACGGGGGAGACTGTTTCGCTGTGTGGCTTAGGGGGGCGGCGGAGAAGGTGGCTTGGGAGACGGCGGAGAAAATAAGGCAAGAGGTGGAGAAAAGGCATTTCGCCGTGGAAGGCAGTTTTTCTCCCTTGCGTTTGCGGGTAAGTGGGGCGGTGGCGGTGTTCCCGGCGGACGGGGGAGATCTCAATACCCTCCTGCACAAGGCGGAGAAAGCCCTAGCGGAGGCCAAAGCGCGCGGGGGCAACCAGGTGGTGGCAGCCACAGGAATAAGGGGGGTGAAGTTTTTTTATCGGTGGGAATGA
- a CDS encoding double zinc ribbon domain-containing protein, with protein MGRGLLDLLFPPKGCLLCGNREKEGAVCHDCLSFLETARTLSFCPVCGRFGEGGICLDCRIYSRPFTLCRAVGPYEGALKQAIHQKLAAGGPGF; from the coding sequence TTGGGCCGGGGGCTGCTCGATCTCCTTTTCCCGCCCAAAGGGTGTCTCCTTTGCGGGAATCGGGAAAAAGAAGGGGCTGTTTGCCACGACTGCCTGTCTTTTTTGGAAACCGCCCGTACCCTTTCCTTTTGCCCCGTCTGTGGGCGCTTTGGGGAGGGAGGGATTTGCCTTGACTGCCGGATTTACTCCCGCCCTTTTACCCTTTGCCGGGCGGTGGGTCCTTACGAGGGTGCTTTGAAGCAGGCCATTCACCAAAAACTAGCCGCTGGAGGCCCCGGCTTTTAA
- a CDS encoding RNA-guided endonuclease InsQ/TnpB family protein codes for MKHTNVVRVLPDKQQKQILEIIGDRCAALYNAVQYRCRQAFFRGEPVPSYAALCSEFEEHPAYKALPSDIGQEVIKKARKAWDSYFACLRLYRKGDIPRPPRVPGYWKDRRTGKRLVRLIPVKSPRSYSLDARTVSLTLPTDLREKRGDRLVLRTKGLLRFHGRPKTLELKYDPVRKRWYAHQVVEVPEPVRKVRPEKHAAIDLGARVLVALAIEGLGRQLLFSAREVIKDFLYWTNQIAKEQSRLNRAGRKTSRKLRRLYQLRARRLRHAFVALAAEVARILKRHRVTTLFLEDLTGIREDTDFGPKNVLVHNFWAFRMLRNLIEAACARAGIKVVPMEPRGTSSRCAVCGHPVRRPVRHKAVCEKCGRVWHADANAALNILLQGSSKEHGAEATPQKPLAYRWDRHRWVSRFKPAAGTLKAASGSRTAA; via the coding sequence ATGAAGCACACCAACGTCGTCCGGGTTCTTCCAGATAAACAGCAGAAGCAGATCCTGGAAATCATCGGGGACCGCTGCGCCGCCCTCTACAACGCCGTCCAGTACAGGTGCAGGCAGGCGTTCTTCAGGGGTGAACCCGTGCCTTCCTACGCCGCCTTATGCTCCGAGTTCGAGGAGCACCCGGCATATAAAGCCCTGCCGTCAGACATAGGGCAGGAGGTCATCAAGAAAGCGAGGAAGGCGTGGGACTCCTACTTCGCCTGCCTGAGACTGTACCGTAAGGGCGACATACCAAGGCCGCCGCGCGTGCCCGGGTACTGGAAAGACCGCCGCACAGGGAAGCGCCTGGTCAGGCTGATCCCGGTTAAGTCCCCGCGGTCCTACTCCCTGGACGCCAGGACGGTCTCCCTGACTTTACCCACAGACCTGCGGGAAAAGCGTGGAGATCGCCTGGTCCTGCGCACAAAGGGTCTCTTACGCTTCCACGGCCGGCCTAAGACCCTGGAGCTCAAGTACGACCCTGTGAGGAAGCGCTGGTACGCCCACCAGGTGGTGGAGGTGCCGGAGCCGGTAAGAAAAGTCCGGCCCGAAAAACACGCCGCCATCGACCTGGGCGCGAGGGTCCTGGTCGCCTTGGCCATAGAGGGACTCGGCCGCCAGCTCCTCTTCTCCGCCCGGGAAGTCATCAAGGACTTCCTCTACTGGACCAACCAGATTGCGAAGGAACAGTCGAGGCTCAACCGGGCGGGAAGGAAGACCTCCAGGAAGCTGAGGAGGCTTTATCAGCTCCGCGCCCGCAGGCTCAGGCACGCCTTTGTCGCTTTGGCCGCGGAAGTTGCCCGCATTCTCAAGCGGCACCGGGTGACCACGCTGTTTCTTGAGGACCTGACGGGCATCCGGGAGGACACGGACTTCGGGCCGAAAAACGTCCTGGTGCACAACTTCTGGGCCTTCAGGATGTTGAGGAACCTCATCGAGGCCGCCTGTGCCCGGGCCGGGATAAAAGTTGTTCCCATGGAGCCGCGCGGTACCTCTTCCCGGTGCGCCGTCTGTGGGCATCCCGTCAGGCGGCCTGTGCGGCACAAAGCGGTGTGTGAGAAGTGCGGCCGCGTGTGGCACGCGGACGCCAACGCGGCGTTAAACATACTCCTCCAGGGCTCCTCGAAGGAGCACGGGGCGGAGGCCACGCCCCAGAAGCCGCTCGCCTACCGGTGGGACAGGCACCGGTGGGTGAGCCGCTTCAAACCTGCCGCCGGTACGCTTAAAGCGGCGAGCGGCAGCCGGACGGCGGCTTAA
- the hpf gene encoding ribosome hibernation-promoting factor, HPF/YfiA family — protein sequence MRITVRGKNIEVTEALRQYVEKRLGKLERFANYLGEAQVVLSLERENHKVEVTINMNGMILRGEEATHDMYAAIDLVVDKLERQIERYKGKWLRRRVEGSAAPSTPYLEPAGKGEEEEFRVVKVKRFAWKPMSIKEAILQMNLLGHNFFVFTNAETEQVNVVYRRKDGNYGLIEPEV from the coding sequence GTGCGCATCACTGTAAGAGGGAAAAATATTGAGGTTACCGAGGCCTTGCGGCAGTACGTGGAGAAAAGGCTGGGGAAACTCGAGCGCTTTGCTAATTATCTGGGAGAAGCCCAGGTAGTCCTCTCCCTGGAGCGGGAGAACCACAAGGTGGAGGTCACCATAAATATGAACGGGATGATCCTCCGGGGGGAGGAGGCCACGCACGACATGTATGCGGCCATCGATCTAGTGGTGGATAAGCTTGAGCGGCAGATCGAGCGCTACAAGGGCAAGTGGCTGCGGCGCCGGGTGGAAGGATCGGCTGCACCATCAACTCCTTACCTGGAGCCTGCCGGAAAGGGGGAAGAAGAGGAGTTCAGGGTGGTGAAGGTCAAGCGCTTCGCCTGGAAGCCGATGAGTATCAAAGAAGCCATCTTGCAAATGAACCTTTTGGGACACAACTTTTTCGTCTTCACCAACGCCGAAACCGAGCAGGTGAACGTGGTTTACCGCCGCAAGGACGGTAACTATGGTCTCATCGAGCCCGAAGTTTAG